The Pseudomonas sp. IB20 region ACAGCGAAGTTTTCTTTGTACAGGTCCATCGCCGCCGCGCTTGCAGAGAAGTCAGCGAGTTTTTTCGCCGCATCAGCACGGGGCGTTCCCTTGATCACGGCGGTGGCTTCGATGTCCCAGCCCAAGCCTTCTTTGGGCAGGATGATGTCCAGTGGCGCGCCCTGGCGTTTCAGTTGTACCGCTGGGTACTCGAAGGAAACGCCAATCGGGAACTCACCGGACGCCGCCAGCTTGCACGGCTTGGAACCGGAGTGAACGTACTGGCCGATGTTCTGGTGCAGGTCGTCCATGTACTGCCAGCCCTGCTTCTCGCCAAAGGTCTGCAACCAGGCGCTCACGTCCAGGAAACCGGTGCCGGAGGATGCCGGGTTGGGCATCACGATCTTGCCCTTGTACTCAGGCTTGGTCAGGTCTTGCCAGCTCACCGGCTTGCTCAAGCCTTGTTTCTCGGCTTCGACAGTGTTGAAGCAGATGGTCGCGGCCCACACGTCCATGCCGACCCAGGCTGGCGGGTTAGCGGGGTCGCGGTAGTTCTTACCGATTTTGTCCAGATCCTTGGGCGCGTAGTTATCGAGCATCCCTTGCTGGTCGAGGATCGCCAGGCTCGAGGCGGCCAAACCCCACACCACGTCGGCGTGCGGGCGGTCTTTCTCGGCTAAAAGCTTAGCGGTGATGATGCCGGTGGAGTCGCGCACCCACTTGATCTCGATGTCGGGGTTGGCCTTTTCGAAGGCCTGTTTATAGGTCCTCAACTGCTCGGCTTCGAGGGCCGTGTACACGGTCAGCTCGGTCTTGGCGAAGGCATTCAGGCTGAATGCGGTGAGTACGGCAGCGACCAGCGCCAGGGGCTTGAACATGGAGCACCTCCTTCAAGGATGTTATTGGCCCGGCGCAGTCTGGCGCCAGGCTTGGGAGCGGCGCAGCGCGCCACGTGAAGCCCACGCCAGCAGCAGCGAGACGCCGGCTGAGGTGAACAGGATCAGGGTCGACATGGCTGCGGCGCCGCCCACGTTGCCGGCGTCGTCCATGTTCAACACGGCGACGGCGGCGAGGATGGTGTCGGGGCTGTAGAGGAAGATCGCGGCGGAAACGGTGGTCATCCCCGACACAAACAGGTAGCGCACGATGTCCAGCAGCGCCGGCAGACAGATCGGCACCGTGACGCGCAGATAGTGGCGGTACAGCGGCGCTTTTAGGGACAGCGCAGCGGCTTCAAACTCACTATCAAGCTGGCGCAGCGCCGTGGTGGCGGTCATCTGCGCGGTGGTCAAATAGTGCGCAATGGTGCACACCACCAGTAAGGTCATGGTCCCGTAGAACACGTGCAGCGGGTTGCCGTTGAGGTTGAAAAAGAACACGTAGCCCAGGCCCAGCACCAGGCCCGGCACGGCCATCGGCACAAAGCTGAGCATGCGCAATGCCAGGTTGAGGCCTTTCTGGCTCTTGGTCTTTTCCATCAGGTAGGCGCCGGTAAAAATCAGCACGCTACCGATCAGCGCTGTGCACAGGGCCATGGTCAGGCTGTTGCGATAGGCCAGCCAACCGCCGCCGGCCGTGTCTTCGAACTGATAGTGGTTGAGCGACAACGACAGGTTGTACGGCCAGAACTTCACCAGCGAGGAATACACCGCCATGCCGAATACCAGCAGCAACACCGCGCAAATCAGCAGCACGATGGCCAAGTAGCAGCCATCACGCAGCCGCGATGGCGCCGGCTGGAACACCTGGGCGCGGCCGCTCATGGCGTCGCCATGCCGACGGCGCAACCAGGCATCGACGCCAAAGCTGAACAGCGCCGGCAACAGCAAGACCATGCCGATCAATGCGCCGCGACCAAACTGTTGCTGGCCGACCACCGCCTTGTAGGCCTCCAGCGCCAGCACCTGATAATCGCCGCCGACCACCACGGGCACGCCGAAGTCGGTGATGGTCAGGGTAAACACCAGGCAAAACGCGGCGAACACTGCCTGGCGCGTGGCCGGCCAGGTGATGCTGCGAAACGCACGCGCGGGGCTGGCGCCCATGCTCGATGCCGCATCAAAAAGCCGCGCATCCGCCAGCGACAGTGCCGACAGCAAAATCATCAATGCGTGTGGGAAGGTGTAGATCACTTCACCGAGCACGATGCCCCAGAAGCCGTAGATGTTGTCCGAGAGCAACCCGCGCAACAGGCCTTGGTTGCCAAACAGGTACACCAGCGCAATGCCCGGCAGCATCGACGGCGCCATCAGTGGCAGCAGTGACAGGCCGCGCCAGATCGTCTTGCCGGGAATCAGCGTGCGTTGCAGGGCGTAGGCAAACAGGTAAGCCAGCGGTACGACAATGGCCGCCACGCTGAGGGAGACTTTCAGGCTGTTGCCCAGCAACCAGTGGAAGTTGGCGCTGGTCACCAGCTCCCGTGCCGCCACCCAGCCACCGCCCTGCCCGGCATCGCTGCTGAAGCCACGCCAAAAGATCGCCAGCAACGGCAACAATACGGCGACACCCAGCAGCAACAGCCACAGCAGTTTGCCGCCGAGCACAAAAATGCGATCACCTGTTTCGGCACGGGAAGCCTGGTGCGGCACCGGCACAGTCATTTCAGCCGCCATCTCAGGCAAACACCTGGAGGCTGCGTGGCGGCAAGGCGACCCAGATGTCCTGGGCGCCCAGGCGTGGCATGGCTTCGGGGGCCAGTTCGGCCAGCAGCGGGTGGCCGGGCAATTGCTCCAGTTCAAAGCTCATGCGGCAGCGGTTGCCGAGAAAGGTGATCTCGCGGATTTTGGCTGGGAACAGGTTTTCTTCATGCACCGGCGGGTTGACGCTGATGGCTTCAGGGCGGCAGAACAGGCGCCCGGATTTGGCCACGCCGGCATCGTCGGCCAGGCGCATATTCATCCCGCCGACCTGGGCATGGCTCGCGCTGTTGCGGCTGAACGGCAGCCAGTTGCCCTGGCCGACAAACTCCGCCACAAACGGCGTGGCCGGGCGGTCGTAGATTTCCTGGGGCGTGGCGTATTGCTCGACCTTGCCGTTGTTCATCACGGCAATGCGGTCGGCCATCAACATGGCCTCGTCCTGGTTGTGCGTGACCATCAGCGTGGTGATGCCCAGGCGCCGTTGCAGCTGGCGCAGCTCGGTGCACAGGTGCTCACGCACGCGGGCGTCGAGGGCAGACATGGGTTCGTCGAGCAGTAACAGCGAAGGCGCCGGTGCCAGGGCGCGGGCCAGAGCGACGCGCTGTTGTTGGCCGCCAGAGAGTTGGCCGGGAAATTTCTTTTCGCTGCCCAGCAGGCCGACCAGTTCAAGCATCTGGCCGACGCGCTTGCGCACTTCATCGCGGCCACTGCCGGTGAGGCCGTAGCCGATGTTCGCTTCGACAGTCAGGTTGGGAAACAGCGCGTAGGACTGGAACAAAATGCCGTAGTCCCGCGCTTGGGGCGGCAGTAGGGAAACATCGCGGTTGCCGAGGCGAAGTTCACCGCTGTCCTGGCGTTCCAGGCCGGCGATGCAGCGCAGCAAGGTGGTTTTGCCGCAGCCGGACGGGCCCAGCAGGCACACCAGCTCGCCGGCGGCGACGTCCAGGGACACATTATCCAGCGCGGTAAAGGCACCGAAGCGTTTCTGGATACCGCGCACCGTCATGGGCGCGCCGGGGTTGGTCAGGGCTGTGTTCATGGAGGCACCTCATCAAACTGATGAAGGCCATGCTAGGTGGGCAATGAGTCCCTGGTGTGGCAGGAAGGCAAAAGGGAGTGATAGTGGTATTGGTGGATTTGGGTATAGCCGATCGTTCCCATGCTCTGCGTGGGTATGCATCTTGTGACGCTCCGCGTCACGACGTCCAAGAGCGGACGCGGAGCGTCCAGGGCGGCATTCCCACGCGGAGCGTGGGAACGATCAACAAGACCTCAGAGTGGCGACATTTCCTGCGCCAACCCCAGAAAGGCAGCCGGCAGGCGCGCGCCTTTGCGCTCTTTGAGGCAGTACAAATACTCCGGAATCTGCGGCGCATTTTCGATAGTCAGCACCCGCAGCTGCGGGTCATGGGGCACTTCCTGGCGGGCGATGATGCTGATGCCGATGTTGCGCAGCACCGCCTCGCGGATCGACTCGCGGCTACCGATTTCTAGCAGCGGCCCATAGCTCACACCCGCGCCTTGCAACATTTCTTCGGTCAGGCGCCGTGTGGTGGAACCCGCCTCACGCATCAGCAAGGTATGCCCGGCCAACGCACTGAGTGGCACATGATCAAGCGTGGCCAAAGGGTGATTGCGATGCACCGCCAACACCAAGGGATCGGTGCCGAGTACTCGGCGGATCAGGCGTGGGTCTTCCAGCAGTTGTGAGGACGCGGCGACATCGACGCGGTAATCATCCAGCGCTTCGAGCACCTGCTGGGAGTTGCCGATTTCCACCGACACGTCCACTTGGGGCAGGCGCTCGCGGAAGGCTTTGACCAGGTCGAGAATGTAGTACGGCGCCGTTGCGGCAATCCGTAAGGCGCCCTGGACCTGACCGTTGTTGCGCAGGAAAAACTCGATATCCGCTTCCTGCTGCAACAGCGTCTTGACCATCGGCAGCAGGCGCGCACCGTCGTCGCTGACGGTGAGGCGGCGGCCGCCACGGTAGAACAGCTCAACGCCGTACTGGCTTTCCAGGTTGCGAATCTGGGTGGTGACCGTGGGCTGGCTCAGGCCGAGTTTTTTCGCCGCCTGAGTAATGCTGCCCAGGCGGGCGACCATAAAAAACGCCTTTAACTCGGCACTCAGCACACCACCCTCACATCAATTATTTGCGCAACAGGCGCAGGCCATTGAACACCACCAGCAGGCTCACGCCCATGTCGGCAAACACCGCCATCCACATGGTCGCCATGCCGAGGAAGGTGACCGCGAGGAAAATCGCCTTGATCACCAGCGCCAGGGCGATGTTCTGCTTGAGGATACTCGACGTTTGCCTGGAGAGCCGAATGAAAGCCGGGATCTTGCGCAAATCATCGTCCATCAAGGCCACGTCGGCGGTCTCGATTGCCGTGTCGGTACCGGCGGCGGCCATGGCAAAACCGATCTCGGCGCGGGCCAGCGCCGGAGCGTCGTTGATACCGTCGCCGACCATGCCCACGCGGTGGCCTTGGCCGTAGAGGGTTTCGATGGCTTGCAGTTTGTCGGTGGGCAACAGGTCGCCCTGGGCCTGGTCGATGCCGACCTGGGCGGCAATCGCTTTGGCGGTGTGGGCGTTGTCGCCGGTGAGCATCAGGGTTTTGATGCCCAGCTCGTGCAGTTGCTGGATGGCTTCGCGGCTACTGTCCTTGACCGTGTCGGCGACGGCGAACAGCGCCAGCGGGCCGGATTTATCGAGCAGCAACACCACGGACTTGCCTTGTTTTTCCAGGGCGAAGAGCTTTTCTTCCAGCTCAGGTGAGCACAGGCCAAGGTCTTCCACCAAGCGGTGGTTGCCCAAGTGGTAGGTTTCGCCGTTGATATCACCGCGCACACCGCGACCGGCCAAGGCCTCGAAGTTATCCACAACGTGGCTCGGCAGGTTTTTATCCACAGCCGCGTTGGCGATGGCCAGCGACACCGGGTGGTCGGAACGCCCGGCCAAACTGGCGGCCAAGGACGGTGCGCTGTCTTCGACAGTCGGGAACAGTGCCAGGTAGTCGGTCTGCACCGGTTTGCCGTGGGTGATGGTGCCGGTCTTGTCGAGGGCCAGGTAATCGAGTTTGTAGCCGCCTTCGAGGTACACGCCACCTTTGATCAGGATGCCTTTGCGCGCCGCTGCGGCCAGGCCGCTGACGATGGTGACCGGCGTGGAGATCACCAGCGCACATGGGCAAGCAACCACCAGCAGTACGAGGGCGCGATAGATCCAGTCAAACCAGGCACCCGCCATGAACAGCGGCGGAATGAGCGCCACGCCCAAAGCAAACAGGAAGACGGCTGGGGTGTAGATCTTCGAGAAGCTGTCGACAAACCGCTGGGTCGGCGCCCGCGCGCCTTGAGCCTGTTCCACGGCGTGAATGATGCGCGCCAGGGTGGAATTGTTCGCCGCTGCGGTGACTTTGTACTCCAGGGAACCGGCCTGGTTGATAGTGCCGGCGAAGACTTTGTCGCCCACGCCCTTTTCAATCGGCAGGCTTTCACCGGTGATCGGCGCTTGGTCGATGGTGGATTGGCCAGCGGTGACTTCACCGTCCAGGCCAATGCGCTCGCCGGGCTTAACCCGCACGATGGCGCCAAGCTCGATGCTTTTAACTTCTTTTTCGACCCAAGTACCGTCAGCCTGCTGCACCGTGGCCTGTTCCGGGGTCATCTGCATCAAGCCACTGATGGCATTGCGCGCACGGTCCAGGGACTTGGCTTCGATCAATTCAGCCACGGTGAACAGGAACATCACCATCGCCGCTTCCGGCCATTGACCGATCAGCACGGCGCCGGTCACCGCGATGCTCATCAGCGCGTTGATGTTCAGGTTGAAGTTTTTGAGCGCGATCCAGCCCTTTTTATAGGTGGTGAGGCCGCCGCTGAGGATCGATACCAACGCCACCAGCGCAATCACCCACGTCGGGGCTACGCCGGTGAAATGCAGCACTTCAGCGCCCAACGCGCCGACACCGGACAGCGCCAGCGGCCACCAGTGTTTCTTGGCGGGCGGCGCGGCGGCTGGGGTGCCTTCTTCGATGGGGTCGGCCTGCATGCCGATGGATTTGATCGCTTCGATGATCGGCGCGGTGCTCGGCAGGTCATGGGTGACGCCAAGGATGCGGTTGATCAGGTTGAATTCCAGCTGCTGCACACCGGCCAGTTTGCCCAGTTTGTTCTGGATCAGCGTCTGCTCGGTGGGGCAGTCCATGGCTTCGATGCGAAAGGTGCTCAGCCGCGAGCCGGCGGTCGGGGCTTCGCTCAGCGTGACCACGGCAGGCGCAACCTTGCTGGAACAGCAAGCGTCGCCATGGCTGGCATGGTCATGCTGTTTGACGGGCGTCAGTTTGGCGCCGTGGTCGTGACTATGGTCATGATCATGGTCGTGCGGGTGATCATGCGGTTTGGGGGTGTGGATGGAATCGCTCATTCTGTCGCGTCCGTAAAGGTGCCTGTTGCCAAGTAAAGACCCTGTAGCCACTATAGGGTCAAGCACCCATTTGGAGATTGCTGCGATGAAGATCGGCGAATTGGCCAAACTGACCGACTGTCAGGTGGAAACCATCCGTTATTACGAGAAAGAAGGCCTGCTGCCGCCCCCGGCGCGCACCGATGCCAACTACCGCGTGTACACCCAGGCGCACACCGAGCGGCTGATCTTTATCCGCAACTGCCGCAGCCTCGACATGACGCTTGAGGAAATCCGCAGCCTGCTCGGGCTACGCGACAGCCCTCAGGACCAGTGCGAAAGCGTGAATGCGTTGATCGACGAACATATCCACCACGTGAAAGCGCGGATCGATGGGTTGTTGGCGTTACAGGAGCAATTGCTGGACCTTCGCCAACGCTGCGGCGGTGGGCCGGGCCTGGATCAGTGCGGGATTTTGCAGCGGTTGGAAGTCAGCGGGAGTGTCGCGGCCAGCGAGGCTGAGCCTTCGCATGTGGGCAGGAGCCACGGGCACTGATTCAGCTTGGTAACCGAATACTATTGTGGGAGCTGGCTTGCCTGCGATAGCGGTGGATCTGGACGTTCGCGGCAAGCCAGCGCCCACATAAGCCAGCTCTCACATTTAGACAGGGGCCATCTTTAAATAGCCACGTCAGCCTTGATGCTTGGGTCAGCGTCATAACCGACGATTTCGAAGTCTTCAAACTTGTAGTCGTAGATCGACGCAGGTTTGCGTTTGATCACCAATTCCGGCAGCTTCTTCGGCGTGCGCGCCAGCTGGGTCTGGATCTGTTCCATGTGGTTGCTGTAGGCGTGGGTGTCGCCGGTGGTGACGATGATCTCGTGCGGGATCAGGTCGCATTGCTGGGCCAGCATGTGGGTCAGCAACGCCAACGCGGCGGTGTTGTACGGCAGGCCGAGGAATACGTCGGAGCTGCGGATATACAACTGCATCGACAGATGGCCGTCATGCACGAACGCCTGGTAAAGCAGGTGGCACGGCGGCAGCGCTTGCTTGCCGTTGCGTGCGTTTTCCTGCGGGCTCTTGGTTTCGTCCGGCAGGTATTCGACGTTCCAACCGTGGAACAGGATGCGACGGCTGTTGGGGTTGTTCTTCAACGTGTCGACCATGTAGTCGATCTGGTTGATCTTGCCGCCATCTTTGGTCGGCCAGGCGGTCCACTGCTCGCCGTACACCGGCCCCAGGTCACCGTCTTCGGTGGCCCATTCGTCCCAGATTTTTACGCCATTTTCGTTGAGCCACTTGATGTTGGTGTTGCCGCTCAACATCCAGATCAGTTCGTTGGCGATGCTTTTGAAGTGAAGCTTCTTGGTGGTCAGCAGCGGGAAGCCGTCGGCCAAGTTATGCCGATACTGACGGGCAAACACGGCCTTGGTGCCGGTGCCGGTGCGATCGCCCTTGGTCAATCCATTGGTCACGACGTCGTTCAGTAGTTCGAGATATTGCTTCATGTGAGTACCCGTATCGTTGAAGCCGAGGCTATGCAAAAGCCTCGGCATTCGAATTTAAAGCGCGGTGTTCTTGATGCCTTGCGGGCGGTTGTAAGCCCACCACAACAGGCCCAGGCCCGCCAGAATCATCGGCATGCTGAGGATCTGACCCATGGTCAACCAGCCCCACGCCAGGTAGCCCAGCTGTGCATCCGGCACACGGACAAACTCGACGATGAAACGGAAGATCCCGTAGAACAGCGCGAACATCCCCGACACCGCCATGGTTGGGCGCGGCTTGCGCGAGAAGATGTACAGAATCAGGAACAGTGCCACACCTTCCAGGGCGAACTGGTAGAGCTGCGACGGATGGCGCGGCAATTGCGCCGGGTCGCTGAACGGCGGGAACACCATCGCCCACGGCACGTCGGTCGGCTTGCCCCACAACTCGGCGTTGATAAAGTTACCAATGCGCCCGGCACCCAGGCCAATCGGCACGAACGGCGCGACGAAGTCCATCAGTTGGAAGAACGACTTGCCGTTGCGGCGGCCGAACCACCAGGCGGCGATCATCACGCCGACAAACCCGCCGTGGAATGCCATGCCGCCCTTCCACACCTCGAAGATCAGTGTCGGGTTGGCGATATAGGCCGACAGGTCGTAGAACAATACATACCCCAGACGCCCGCCGACGATCACGCCCATCGACATCCAGAACACCATGTCGGAGAGCTTCTCCTTGGTCCAGGTCGGGTCGAAACGGTTCAGGCGCCGGGAAGCCAGCAGCCAGGCACCGCCGATGCCGATCAGGTACATCAACCCGTACCAATGGATTTGCAGCGGACCGATGGCCAAGGCCACCGGGTTGATCTGCGGGTAAGGCAGCATTGCGACTCCTCGTTAAATCAATAGTCATGGCGCACCGGACCATGCCGGTGTGCGATTAAGCCTGCGTTACAGCGCTTTAAATAAGAGTCCACACGCGCCTAATAGCCCGGCATGTTAACGGATGGAAGGCGTGCCGCCCAACTTCGATACGATGGAACGCCTGCCGTTGTATGGGTAGAGTGAAGAAAAACACAAAAGGGATCGCCTGATGTGCCTGATTGTTTTCGCCTGGCGGCCGGGCCATGCCCAACCGCTGATCGTCGCGGCCAACCGTGATGAGTTCTACGCCCGCCCCAGCCTGCCGCTGGCCCAGTGGCCGGATGCGCCGCACATCTACGCCGGCCGCGACCAGGAAGCAGGCGGCACCTGGCTTGGGGTGAACGCCGACGGGCGTTTTGCCGCCCTGACCAATATCCGCGACCCGCACCAGCCGCCCGCACGCAAGTCCCGTGGCGAGTTGGTGGCGCGCTTTCTCAGTGGATCGCTACCGATTGACGACTATTTAACCGACGTTAACGGAAGATCGATCGAATATGCCGGCTTTAACCTGCTGATTGGCACACGAGATGAGCTGTGGCACTACAACGCCAACCAAACCGACCCTACGCGGCTCGAGGCTGGGGTGTATGGGTTATCCAACGCCGGGCTGGATACGCCGTGGCCGAAGCTGCTCAAGGCCAAGGCGGCGTTGAGCGATTTGCTGGAAAACCCGCAGCCGGAGGCTTTGCTGGACATTTTGAGCGACCCACAGACCGCGCCGTTTGCCGACTTGCCGGACACCGGCGTTGGGCTGGCGACAGAGAGTTTGTTGTCGAGTGTGTTTATTGCCAGCCCCAGTTACGGGACGCGGGCGAGTACGGCGTTGATTGTGAATGCCGACGGCACACGGCGGATGGTGGAGCGCAGCTTCGGGCCGTTGGGTGGCCGGCTGGGTGAAGTCGAACTCAACATTTAGCGGTGACTGGACTGGCGCCATTGCAGGCAAGCCAGCTCCCACAGTTTGGAATGCATTCCCCTGTGGGAGCTGGCTTGCCTGCAATGGCCGCGCCTCGGTCTAGAGGGTTTTCGCCGAAGCCGGGTTAATCATCCGCGTCAGCCCCAGGTTTTTCAGCGCCAATTGCAGCGAGCTGTGGATAACTTGCGGGTTGTCGATGGTCATCAGCTCGGCCAGCAATTCCTTGGCCATGCTCAAATTCACCTGACGCAGCATCCACTTCACCTTCGGCAAGTTGGTGGCGTTCATCGACAGGCTGTCAAAGCCCATCGCCATCAACAGCACCGCCGCCGCCGGGTCGCCGGCCATTTCACCGCAGATGCTCACCGGCTTGCCTTCGGCATGGGCGTCGCGCACCACGTGTTGCAGGGCTTGCAGCACCGCCGGGTGCAGGTAGTCGTAGAGGTCGGCCACCCGTGGGTTGTTGCGGTCCACGGCCAGCAGGTACTGGGTCAGGTCGTTGGAGCCGACCGAGAGGAAGTCCACCTGCCGCGCCAGCTCTTTAGCCTGGTACACCGCTGCCGGGATTTCGATCATCACGCCAATCGGCGGCATCGGCACGTCAGCGCCTTCGTCGCGCACTTCGCCCCAGGCGCGGTGGATCAAGTGCAGGGCTTCTTCCAGCTCATGGGTGCCGGAGATCATCGGCAGCAGGATGCGCAGGTTATTCAAGCCTTCGCTGGCCTTGAGCATGGCGCGGGTTTGTACGAGGAAAATTTCAGGATGGTCGAGGGTCACGCGAATGCCGCGCCAGCCAAGGAAGGGGTTGTCTTCCTTGATCGGGAAGTAAGACAGTGACTTATCGCCGCCGATGTCCAGGCTGCGCATCGTCACCGGCAAGGGGTGGAAGGCGGACAGTTGCTCGCGATAAATCGCCAGCTGCTCCTTCTCACTCGGGAACCGTTGGTTGATCATGAACGGCACTTCGGTGCGGTACAGCCCTACCCCTTCGGCGCCGCGCTGTTGCGCGCGGGCCACATCGGCCAGCAGGCCGGTGTTGACCAGCAGCGGTACGCGGTGGCCGTCGAGGGTCACGCACGGCAGTTCGCGCAGCGAGTCGAGGCCCAGCGCGAGTTGCTTCTCTTCTTCCACCACCTCGGCGTATTGCTTGCGCAGCAGCTCGCTGGGGTTGGTGAAGACTTCACCGCGATGGCCGTCGACGATCATGTCGATGCCGTCGACCTTGGAGTACGGCAGGTCGACCAGGCCCATCACCGTCGGAATGCCCATGGCGCGGGCCAGGATCGCGACGTGGGAGTTACCCGAACCCAATACCGAGACCAGGCCCACCAGTTTGCCTTCCGGCACTTCGCCAAGCATGGTGGCGGTCAGCTCTTCACTGATCAGGATGGTGTTGTCGGGGTAGACCAGGTTGGTGGTGCGGTCTTCCTGCAGGTAGGCCAACAGACGGCGACCGAGGTCACGGACGTCCGAGGCACGCTCGCGCAGGTAGGCGTCGTCCATCAATTCGAAACGGTTGACGTGATCGGTGACCACCTGGCGCAGCGCGCCCTGGGCCCACTGGCCGGTCTTAATCACGGTTTTGACTTCATTACCCAGGGACGCGTCGTCGAGCATCATCTGGTACACGTCGAACAGCGCGCGCTCTTCGGGGCGCAGTTGCGTGGCCAGTTTGGTCGAGAGGTTGCGCATGTCGGCGCGCACGCCTTCCAGGGCAGTCTTGAACAGTTTGATTTCAGCGTCGATGTCGTTGACGGTCTTGTCCGGCACCACATCGAGGTCGGCCGGTGGCAGCATGACCACCGCCGTACCAACGGCAGCACCCGGCGAACCGGGCACGCCGACGAACTTAGCTTCCTGGATGCCCTTGCCCTGGCGCCCCAGGCCGCGAATCGAACCCGTCGCCTCGGCGTGAGCAATAACCCCGGCAAGCTGCGCGCTCATGGTCACGAGGAAGGCTTCTTCACCTTCATCGAACTGGC contains the following coding sequences:
- a CDS encoding LysR family transcriptional regulator yields the protein MLSAELKAFFMVARLGSITQAAKKLGLSQPTVTTQIRNLESQYGVELFYRGGRRLTVSDDGARLLPMVKTLLQQEADIEFFLRNNGQVQGALRIAATAPYYILDLVKAFRERLPQVDVSVEIGNSQQVLEALDDYRVDVAASSQLLEDPRLIRRVLGTDPLVLAVHRNHPLATLDHVPLSALAGHTLLMREAGSTTRRLTEEMLQGAGVSYGPLLEIGSRESIREAVLRNIGISIIARQEVPHDPQLRVLTIENAPQIPEYLYCLKERKGARLPAAFLGLAQEMSPL
- a CDS encoding putative 2-aminoethylphosphonate ABC transporter substrate-binding protein, with protein sequence MFKPLALVAAVLTAFSLNAFAKTELTVYTALEAEQLRTYKQAFEKANPDIEIKWVRDSTGIITAKLLAEKDRPHADVVWGLAASSLAILDQQGMLDNYAPKDLDKIGKNYRDPANPPAWVGMDVWAATICFNTVEAEKQGLSKPVSWQDLTKPEYKGKIVMPNPASSGTGFLDVSAWLQTFGEKQGWQYMDDLHQNIGQYVHSGSKPCKLAASGEFPIGVSFEYPAVQLKRQGAPLDIILPKEGLGWDIEATAVIKGTPRADAAKKLADFSASAAAMDLYKENFAVLAQPGIAKPQTELPADYEQRLIKNDFVWASKNRDSILAEWRKRYDGKSEKQ
- a CDS encoding putative 2-aminoethylphosphonate ABC transporter permease subunit; translated protein: MAAEMTVPVPHQASRAETGDRIFVLGGKLLWLLLLGVAVLLPLLAIFWRGFSSDAGQGGGWVAARELVTSANFHWLLGNSLKVSLSVAAIVVPLAYLFAYALQRTLIPGKTIWRGLSLLPLMAPSMLPGIALVYLFGNQGLLRGLLSDNIYGFWGIVLGEVIYTFPHALMILLSALSLADARLFDAASSMGASPARAFRSITWPATRQAVFAAFCLVFTLTITDFGVPVVVGGDYQVLALEAYKAVVGQQQFGRGALIGMVLLLPALFSFGVDAWLRRRHGDAMSGRAQVFQPAPSRLRDGCYLAIVLLICAVLLLVFGMAVYSSLVKFWPYNLSLSLNHYQFEDTAGGGWLAYRNSLTMALCTALIGSVLIFTGAYLMEKTKSQKGLNLALRMLSFVPMAVPGLVLGLGYVFFFNLNGNPLHVFYGTMTLLVVCTIAHYLTTAQMTATTALRQLDSEFEAAALSLKAPLYRHYLRVTVPICLPALLDIVRYLFVSGMTTVSAAIFLYSPDTILAAVAVLNMDDAGNVGGAAAMSTLILFTSAGVSLLLAWASRGALRRSQAWRQTAPGQ
- a CDS encoding thymidylate synthase, with translation MKQYLELLNDVVTNGLTKGDRTGTGTKAVFARQYRHNLADGFPLLTTKKLHFKSIANELIWMLSGNTNIKWLNENGVKIWDEWATEDGDLGPVYGEQWTAWPTKDGGKINQIDYMVDTLKNNPNSRRILFHGWNVEYLPDETKSPQENARNGKQALPPCHLLYQAFVHDGHLSMQLYIRSSDVFLGLPYNTAALALLTHMLAQQCDLIPHEIIVTTGDTHAYSNHMEQIQTQLARTPKKLPELVIKRKPASIYDYKFEDFEIVGYDADPSIKADVAI
- the lgt gene encoding prolipoprotein diacylglyceryl transferase, which encodes MLPYPQINPVALAIGPLQIHWYGLMYLIGIGGAWLLASRRLNRFDPTWTKEKLSDMVFWMSMGVIVGGRLGYVLFYDLSAYIANPTLIFEVWKGGMAFHGGFVGVMIAAWWFGRRNGKSFFQLMDFVAPFVPIGLGAGRIGNFINAELWGKPTDVPWAMVFPPFSDPAQLPRHPSQLYQFALEGVALFLILYIFSRKPRPTMAVSGMFALFYGIFRFIVEFVRVPDAQLGYLAWGWLTMGQILSMPMILAGLGLLWWAYNRPQGIKNTAL
- the cadR gene encoding Cd(II)/Pb(II)-responsive transcriptional regulator, which produces MKIGELAKLTDCQVETIRYYEKEGLLPPPARTDANYRVYTQAHTERLIFIRNCRSLDMTLEEIRSLLGLRDSPQDQCESVNALIDEHIHHVKARIDGLLALQEQLLDLRQRCGGGPGLDQCGILQRLEVSGSVAASEAEPSHVGRSHGH
- a CDS encoding putative 2-aminoethylphosphonate ABC transporter ATP-binding protein → MNTALTNPGAPMTVRGIQKRFGAFTALDNVSLDVAAGELVCLLGPSGCGKTTLLRCIAGLERQDSGELRLGNRDVSLLPPQARDYGILFQSYALFPNLTVEANIGYGLTGSGRDEVRKRVGQMLELVGLLGSEKKFPGQLSGGQQQRVALARALAPAPSLLLLDEPMSALDARVREHLCTELRQLQRRLGITTLMVTHNQDEAMLMADRIAVMNNGKVEQYATPQEIYDRPATPFVAEFVGQGNWLPFSRNSASHAQVGGMNMRLADDAGVAKSGRLFCRPEAISVNPPVHEENLFPAKIREITFLGNRCRMSFELEQLPGHPLLAELAPEAMPRLGAQDIWVALPPRSLQVFA
- a CDS encoding heavy metal translocating P-type ATPase — its product is MSDSIHTPKPHDHPHDHDHDHSHDHGAKLTPVKQHDHASHGDACCSSKVAPAVVTLSEAPTAGSRLSTFRIEAMDCPTEQTLIQNKLGKLAGVQQLEFNLINRILGVTHDLPSTAPIIEAIKSIGMQADPIEEGTPAAAPPAKKHWWPLALSGVGALGAEVLHFTGVAPTWVIALVALVSILSGGLTTYKKGWIALKNFNLNINALMSIAVTGAVLIGQWPEAAMVMFLFTVAELIEAKSLDRARNAISGLMQMTPEQATVQQADGTWVEKEVKSIELGAIVRVKPGERIGLDGEVTAGQSTIDQAPITGESLPIEKGVGDKVFAGTINQAGSLEYKVTAAANNSTLARIIHAVEQAQGARAPTQRFVDSFSKIYTPAVFLFALGVALIPPLFMAGAWFDWIYRALVLLVVACPCALVISTPVTIVSGLAAAARKGILIKGGVYLEGGYKLDYLALDKTGTITHGKPVQTDYLALFPTVEDSAPSLAASLAGRSDHPVSLAIANAAVDKNLPSHVVDNFEALAGRGVRGDINGETYHLGNHRLVEDLGLCSPELEEKLFALEKQGKSVVLLLDKSGPLALFAVADTVKDSSREAIQQLHELGIKTLMLTGDNAHTAKAIAAQVGIDQAQGDLLPTDKLQAIETLYGQGHRVGMVGDGINDAPALARAEIGFAMAAAGTDTAIETADVALMDDDLRKIPAFIRLSRQTSSILKQNIALALVIKAIFLAVTFLGMATMWMAVFADMGVSLLVVFNGLRLLRK